One window of the Candidatus Jettenia sp. genome contains the following:
- a CDS encoding GNAT family N-acetyltransferase: protein MIKIRKAKEADFEDIWDIFHQVVKRGDTFAFDPKSRKEDCRILWMLPPVHTYVAELQNKILGTYILRKNQPGLGAHVANAAYMVHPEVRRHGIGRAMGSHSIKQAKKLGFSALQFNFVVSTNIVAVQLWLKLGFKIAGTVPKAFNHQKLGLVDIYIMHRFV from the coding sequence ATGATTAAGATTCGGAAAGCAAAAGAAGCGGATTTTGAAGATATATGGGATATTTTCCATCAAGTGGTGAAAAGGGGAGATACCTTTGCTTTTGATCCAAAATCAAGGAAAGAAGATTGCAGAATCTTATGGATGTTGCCTCCTGTCCATACATATGTTGCAGAATTACAGAATAAGATTCTGGGAACATACATCCTGAGGAAAAATCAACCTGGGCTTGGCGCTCATGTTGCAAATGCAGCTTATATGGTACATCCTGAAGTCCGTAGACATGGTATTGGCAGGGCTATGGGGAGTCATTCCATAAAACAAGCGAAAAAATTGGGCTTTTCTGCGCTACAATTTAATTTTGTTGTTAGCACAAATATTGTTGCGGTACAGTTGTGGTTAAAACTTGGATTTAAGATCGCAGGTACTGTACCAAAAGCATTTAATCATCAGAAACTGGGTCTTGTTGATATCTATATTATGCATAGATTTGTGTAG